From one Takifugu rubripes chromosome 14, fTakRub1.2, whole genome shotgun sequence genomic stretch:
- the LOC101068079 gene encoding moesin-like isoform X5, with the protein MSTSPPTTCDWMLLVEQRHINVRVTTMDAELEFAILPSTTGKQLFDQIVKTIGLRETWFFGLQYKDSKGFSTWLKLNKRVTAQDVKRENPLLVKFRARFFPEDVAEELIQEATQRLFFLQVKESILNDDIYCPPETAVLLASYAVQVKQGDYKKDYHVPGYLSKEKLLPQRVLEQHKLNKDQWEKRIKVWHEEHKGLLREDAMVEYLKIAQDLEMYGVNYFHIKNKKGSELWLGVDALGLNIYDKKDRMTPKIGFPWSEIRNISFNDKKFVIKAIDKKSPDFVFYVPRLRINKRILALCIGNHDLYMRRRKPDTIEVQQMKAQAREEKSKRQMEKALLESEKKKRENAEKETEKIARETMELMERLRQIEEQTKRAQDELEEQTRKALELEKERKVAQEEAERLDQERQAAVEATELAELTSKISQLEDAKKKKDEEANKWQKRAIMVEADLERTKEVLKTKLVGVHIQDSVPSHLQEHDETDESSAEASAELTVPGMVRDRSEEERVTEAQKNQRLQKNLKFLSTELAAAVDESKKTPNDLIHAENVKAGRDKYKTLRQIRQGNTKQRIDEFESM; encoded by the exons atgtctACC TCCCCACCAACCACTTGTGATTGGATGCTCCTGGTTGAACAGAGACAT ATAAATGTTCGCGTAACAACCATGGACGCTGAGCTGGAGTTCGCCATCCTGCCCAGCACCACCGGCAAACAGCTCTTTGACCAG aTAGTGAAGACCATCGGACTGAGGGAGACCTGGTTCTTTGGGCTCCAGTACAAGGACAGCAAAGGTTTCTCCACCTGGCTCAAACTCAACAAGAGG GTGACAGCTCAAGATGTGAAGAGGGAAAATCCATTGTTGGTCAAGTTCAGAGCGAGGTTTTTCCCTGAAGACGTtgctgaagaactgatccaggAAGCAACACAGCGTCTCTTTTTCCTGCAG gTCAAAGAAAGCATTCTGAATGATGATATATACTGCCCACCTGAGACGGCGGTGCTCCTGGCCTCCTACGCGGTTCAGGTGAAACAAGGAGACTACAAGAAAGACTATCACGTACCAGGATACCTTTCAAAAGAGAAGCTGCTACCACAAAG AGTTTTGGAGCAACATAAACTAAATAAGGATCAGTGGGAGAAAAGAATCAAGGTTTGGCATGAAGAGCACAAGGGACTATTGAG AGAGGATGCCATGGTGGAGTACCTGAAGATAGCCCAGGATCTGGAGATGTATGGGGTCAACTACTTTCACATCAAGAACAAGAAAGGCTCTGAGCTGTGGCTGGGAGTGGACGCCCTCGGCCTCAACATTTATGATAAAAAAGACAG GATGACTCCCAAAATAGGCTTCCCCTGGAGTGAGATCAGAAATATTTCCTTCAATGACAAGAAGTTTGTTATTAAAGCTATTGACAAGAAGTCTCCA GACTTTGTTTTTTATGTGCCTCGTCTTCGCATCAACAAACGCATCTTGGCCTTATGCATCGGGAACCATGACCTCTACATGCGCCGCCGCAAACCCGACACCATCGAGGTGCAGCAGATGAAGGCCCAGGCCAGGGAGGAGAAAAGCAAGAGGCAGATGGAGAA GGCTCTGCTCGAGAGCGAGAAAAAAAAGCGTGAAAATGCAGAGAAGGAAACAGAGAAGATTGCTCGGGAGACCATGGAGCTGatggagaggctgagacagatagaggagcagaCAAAGAGAGCTCAAGATG agctggaggagcagactCGCAAGGCCCTCGAActagagaaggagaggaaagttgcccaggaggaggctgagcgTCTGGACCAGGAGCGCCAAGCTGCCGTGGAG gcCACTGAGCTGGCAGAGCTCACCTCCAAGATCTCCCAGCTGGAAGATgccaagaagaaaaaagatgaggAGGCAAATAAATGGCAGAAAAGG GCCATCATGGTCGAGGCTGATTTGGAGCGAACCAAAGAGGTGCTGAAGACCAAACTCGTGGGGGTCCACATTCAGGATTCGGTCCCCTCTCACCTGCAGGAGCACGACGAGACGGACGAGAGCAGCGCGGAGGCCAGCGCCGAGCTGACGGTTCCGGGCATGGTCCGAGACCGCAGCGAGGAGGAACGGGTGACCGAAGCCCAGAAGAAccagaggctgcagaagaaCCTCAAG TTCCTGAGCACCGAGCTTGCTGCGGCAGTAGACGAGAGCAAGAAGACCCCCAATGACCTGATCCACGCCGAGAACGTGAAGGCGGGCCGCGACAAATACAAGACCCTCCGCCAGATCCGCCAGGGCAACACCAAACAGCGCATTGATGAGTTTGAGTCAATGTAG
- the LOC101068079 gene encoding moesin-like isoform X3, with translation MSTINVRVTTMDAELEFAILPSTTGKQLFDQIVKTIGLRETWFFGLQYKDSKGFSTWLKLNKRVTAQDVKRENPLLVKFRARFFPEDVAEELIQEATQRLFFLQVKESILNDDIYCPPETAVLLASYAVQVKQGDYKKDYHVPGYLSKEKLLPQRVLEQHKLNKDQWEKRIKVWHEEHKGLLREDAMVEYLKIAQDLEMYGVNYFHIKNKKGSELWLGVDALGLNIYDKKDRMTPKIGFPWSEIRNISFNDKKFVIKAIDKKSPDFVFYVPRLRINKRILALCIGNHDLYMRRRKPDTIEVQQMKAQAREEKSKRQMEKALLESEKKKRENAEKETEKIARETMELMERLRQIEEQTKRAQDELEEQTRKALELEKERKVAQEEAERLDQERQAAVEVKAALLQHSETQIKNQESLATELAELTSKISQLEDAKKKKDEEANKWQKRVRLKRKRAIMVEADLERTKEVLKTKLVGVHIQDSVPSHLQEHDETDESSAEASAELTVPGMVRDRSEEERVTEAQKNQRLQKNLKFLSTELAAAVDESKKTPNDLIHAENVKAGRDKYKTLRQIRQGNTKQRIDEFESM, from the exons atgtctACC ATAAATGTTCGCGTAACAACCATGGACGCTGAGCTGGAGTTCGCCATCCTGCCCAGCACCACCGGCAAACAGCTCTTTGACCAG aTAGTGAAGACCATCGGACTGAGGGAGACCTGGTTCTTTGGGCTCCAGTACAAGGACAGCAAAGGTTTCTCCACCTGGCTCAAACTCAACAAGAGG GTGACAGCTCAAGATGTGAAGAGGGAAAATCCATTGTTGGTCAAGTTCAGAGCGAGGTTTTTCCCTGAAGACGTtgctgaagaactgatccaggAAGCAACACAGCGTCTCTTTTTCCTGCAG gTCAAAGAAAGCATTCTGAATGATGATATATACTGCCCACCTGAGACGGCGGTGCTCCTGGCCTCCTACGCGGTTCAGGTGAAACAAGGAGACTACAAGAAAGACTATCACGTACCAGGATACCTTTCAAAAGAGAAGCTGCTACCACAAAG AGTTTTGGAGCAACATAAACTAAATAAGGATCAGTGGGAGAAAAGAATCAAGGTTTGGCATGAAGAGCACAAGGGACTATTGAG AGAGGATGCCATGGTGGAGTACCTGAAGATAGCCCAGGATCTGGAGATGTATGGGGTCAACTACTTTCACATCAAGAACAAGAAAGGCTCTGAGCTGTGGCTGGGAGTGGACGCCCTCGGCCTCAACATTTATGATAAAAAAGACAG GATGACTCCCAAAATAGGCTTCCCCTGGAGTGAGATCAGAAATATTTCCTTCAATGACAAGAAGTTTGTTATTAAAGCTATTGACAAGAAGTCTCCA GACTTTGTTTTTTATGTGCCTCGTCTTCGCATCAACAAACGCATCTTGGCCTTATGCATCGGGAACCATGACCTCTACATGCGCCGCCGCAAACCCGACACCATCGAGGTGCAGCAGATGAAGGCCCAGGCCAGGGAGGAGAAAAGCAAGAGGCAGATGGAGAA GGCTCTGCTCGAGAGCGAGAAAAAAAAGCGTGAAAATGCAGAGAAGGAAACAGAGAAGATTGCTCGGGAGACCATGGAGCTGatggagaggctgagacagatagaggagcagaCAAAGAGAGCTCAAGATG agctggaggagcagactCGCAAGGCCCTCGAActagagaaggagaggaaagttgcccaggaggaggctgagcgTCTGGACCAGGAGCGCCAAGCTGCCGTGGAGGTGAAGGCTGCCCTGCTGCAGCACTCTGAGACCCAGATCAAGAACCAGGAAAGCCTG gcCACTGAGCTGGCAGAGCTCACCTCCAAGATCTCCCAGCTGGAAGATgccaagaagaaaaaagatgaggAGGCAAATAAATGGCAGAAAAGGGTGAGACTTAAGAGGAAACGG GCCATCATGGTCGAGGCTGATTTGGAGCGAACCAAAGAGGTGCTGAAGACCAAACTCGTGGGGGTCCACATTCAGGATTCGGTCCCCTCTCACCTGCAGGAGCACGACGAGACGGACGAGAGCAGCGCGGAGGCCAGCGCCGAGCTGACGGTTCCGGGCATGGTCCGAGACCGCAGCGAGGAGGAACGGGTGACCGAAGCCCAGAAGAAccagaggctgcagaagaaCCTCAAG TTCCTGAGCACCGAGCTTGCTGCGGCAGTAGACGAGAGCAAGAAGACCCCCAATGACCTGATCCACGCCGAGAACGTGAAGGCGGGCCGCGACAAATACAAGACCCTCCGCCAGATCCGCCAGGGCAACACCAAACAGCGCATTGATGAGTTTGAGTCAATGTAG
- the LOC101068079 gene encoding moesin-like isoform X2 — protein sequence MSTSPPTTCDWMLLVEQRHINVRVTTMDAELEFAILPSTTGKQLFDQIVKTIGLRETWFFGLQYKDSKGFSTWLKLNKRVTAQDVKRENPLLVKFRARFFPEDVAEELIQEATQRLFFLQVKESILNDDIYCPPETAVLLASYAVQVKQGDYKKDYHVPGYLSKEKLLPQRVLEQHKLNKDQWEKRIKVWHEEHKGLLREDAMVEYLKIAQDLEMYGVNYFHIKNKKGSELWLGVDALGLNIYDKKDRMTPKIGFPWSEIRNISFNDKKFVIKAIDKKSPDFVFYVPRLRINKRILALCIGNHDLYMRRRKPDTIEVQQMKAQAREEKSKRQMEKALLESEKKKRENAEKETEKIARETMELMERLRQIEEQTKRAQDELEEQTRKALELEKERKVAQEEAERLDQERQAAVEVKAALLQHSETQIKNQESLATELAELTSKISQLEDAKKKKDEEANKWQKRAIMVEADLERTKEVLKTKLVGVHIQDSVPSHLQEHDETDESSAEASAELTVPGMVRDRSEEERVTEAQKNQRLQKNLKFLSTELAAAVDESKKTPNDLIHAENVKAGRDKYKTLRQIRQGNTKQRIDEFESM from the exons atgtctACC TCCCCACCAACCACTTGTGATTGGATGCTCCTGGTTGAACAGAGACAT ATAAATGTTCGCGTAACAACCATGGACGCTGAGCTGGAGTTCGCCATCCTGCCCAGCACCACCGGCAAACAGCTCTTTGACCAG aTAGTGAAGACCATCGGACTGAGGGAGACCTGGTTCTTTGGGCTCCAGTACAAGGACAGCAAAGGTTTCTCCACCTGGCTCAAACTCAACAAGAGG GTGACAGCTCAAGATGTGAAGAGGGAAAATCCATTGTTGGTCAAGTTCAGAGCGAGGTTTTTCCCTGAAGACGTtgctgaagaactgatccaggAAGCAACACAGCGTCTCTTTTTCCTGCAG gTCAAAGAAAGCATTCTGAATGATGATATATACTGCCCACCTGAGACGGCGGTGCTCCTGGCCTCCTACGCGGTTCAGGTGAAACAAGGAGACTACAAGAAAGACTATCACGTACCAGGATACCTTTCAAAAGAGAAGCTGCTACCACAAAG AGTTTTGGAGCAACATAAACTAAATAAGGATCAGTGGGAGAAAAGAATCAAGGTTTGGCATGAAGAGCACAAGGGACTATTGAG AGAGGATGCCATGGTGGAGTACCTGAAGATAGCCCAGGATCTGGAGATGTATGGGGTCAACTACTTTCACATCAAGAACAAGAAAGGCTCTGAGCTGTGGCTGGGAGTGGACGCCCTCGGCCTCAACATTTATGATAAAAAAGACAG GATGACTCCCAAAATAGGCTTCCCCTGGAGTGAGATCAGAAATATTTCCTTCAATGACAAGAAGTTTGTTATTAAAGCTATTGACAAGAAGTCTCCA GACTTTGTTTTTTATGTGCCTCGTCTTCGCATCAACAAACGCATCTTGGCCTTATGCATCGGGAACCATGACCTCTACATGCGCCGCCGCAAACCCGACACCATCGAGGTGCAGCAGATGAAGGCCCAGGCCAGGGAGGAGAAAAGCAAGAGGCAGATGGAGAA GGCTCTGCTCGAGAGCGAGAAAAAAAAGCGTGAAAATGCAGAGAAGGAAACAGAGAAGATTGCTCGGGAGACCATGGAGCTGatggagaggctgagacagatagaggagcagaCAAAGAGAGCTCAAGATG agctggaggagcagactCGCAAGGCCCTCGAActagagaaggagaggaaagttgcccaggaggaggctgagcgTCTGGACCAGGAGCGCCAAGCTGCCGTGGAGGTGAAGGCTGCCCTGCTGCAGCACTCTGAGACCCAGATCAAGAACCAGGAAAGCCTG gcCACTGAGCTGGCAGAGCTCACCTCCAAGATCTCCCAGCTGGAAGATgccaagaagaaaaaagatgaggAGGCAAATAAATGGCAGAAAAGG GCCATCATGGTCGAGGCTGATTTGGAGCGAACCAAAGAGGTGCTGAAGACCAAACTCGTGGGGGTCCACATTCAGGATTCGGTCCCCTCTCACCTGCAGGAGCACGACGAGACGGACGAGAGCAGCGCGGAGGCCAGCGCCGAGCTGACGGTTCCGGGCATGGTCCGAGACCGCAGCGAGGAGGAACGGGTGACCGAAGCCCAGAAGAAccagaggctgcagaagaaCCTCAAG TTCCTGAGCACCGAGCTTGCTGCGGCAGTAGACGAGAGCAAGAAGACCCCCAATGACCTGATCCACGCCGAGAACGTGAAGGCGGGCCGCGACAAATACAAGACCCTCCGCCAGATCCGCCAGGGCAACACCAAACAGCGCATTGATGAGTTTGAGTCAATGTAG
- the LOC101068079 gene encoding moesin-like isoform X1: MSTSPPTTCDWMLLVEQRHINVRVTTMDAELEFAILPSTTGKQLFDQIVKTIGLRETWFFGLQYKDSKGFSTWLKLNKRVTAQDVKRENPLLVKFRARFFPEDVAEELIQEATQRLFFLQVKESILNDDIYCPPETAVLLASYAVQVKQGDYKKDYHVPGYLSKEKLLPQRVLEQHKLNKDQWEKRIKVWHEEHKGLLREDAMVEYLKIAQDLEMYGVNYFHIKNKKGSELWLGVDALGLNIYDKKDRMTPKIGFPWSEIRNISFNDKKFVIKAIDKKSPDFVFYVPRLRINKRILALCIGNHDLYMRRRKPDTIEVQQMKAQAREEKSKRQMEKALLESEKKKRENAEKETEKIARETMELMERLRQIEEQTKRAQDELEEQTRKALELEKERKVAQEEAERLDQERQAAVEVKAALLQHSETQIKNQESLATELAELTSKISQLEDAKKKKDEEANKWQKRVRLKRKRAIMVEADLERTKEVLKTKLVGVHIQDSVPSHLQEHDETDESSAEASAELTVPGMVRDRSEEERVTEAQKNQRLQKNLKFLSTELAAAVDESKKTPNDLIHAENVKAGRDKYKTLRQIRQGNTKQRIDEFESM; encoded by the exons atgtctACC TCCCCACCAACCACTTGTGATTGGATGCTCCTGGTTGAACAGAGACAT ATAAATGTTCGCGTAACAACCATGGACGCTGAGCTGGAGTTCGCCATCCTGCCCAGCACCACCGGCAAACAGCTCTTTGACCAG aTAGTGAAGACCATCGGACTGAGGGAGACCTGGTTCTTTGGGCTCCAGTACAAGGACAGCAAAGGTTTCTCCACCTGGCTCAAACTCAACAAGAGG GTGACAGCTCAAGATGTGAAGAGGGAAAATCCATTGTTGGTCAAGTTCAGAGCGAGGTTTTTCCCTGAAGACGTtgctgaagaactgatccaggAAGCAACACAGCGTCTCTTTTTCCTGCAG gTCAAAGAAAGCATTCTGAATGATGATATATACTGCCCACCTGAGACGGCGGTGCTCCTGGCCTCCTACGCGGTTCAGGTGAAACAAGGAGACTACAAGAAAGACTATCACGTACCAGGATACCTTTCAAAAGAGAAGCTGCTACCACAAAG AGTTTTGGAGCAACATAAACTAAATAAGGATCAGTGGGAGAAAAGAATCAAGGTTTGGCATGAAGAGCACAAGGGACTATTGAG AGAGGATGCCATGGTGGAGTACCTGAAGATAGCCCAGGATCTGGAGATGTATGGGGTCAACTACTTTCACATCAAGAACAAGAAAGGCTCTGAGCTGTGGCTGGGAGTGGACGCCCTCGGCCTCAACATTTATGATAAAAAAGACAG GATGACTCCCAAAATAGGCTTCCCCTGGAGTGAGATCAGAAATATTTCCTTCAATGACAAGAAGTTTGTTATTAAAGCTATTGACAAGAAGTCTCCA GACTTTGTTTTTTATGTGCCTCGTCTTCGCATCAACAAACGCATCTTGGCCTTATGCATCGGGAACCATGACCTCTACATGCGCCGCCGCAAACCCGACACCATCGAGGTGCAGCAGATGAAGGCCCAGGCCAGGGAGGAGAAAAGCAAGAGGCAGATGGAGAA GGCTCTGCTCGAGAGCGAGAAAAAAAAGCGTGAAAATGCAGAGAAGGAAACAGAGAAGATTGCTCGGGAGACCATGGAGCTGatggagaggctgagacagatagaggagcagaCAAAGAGAGCTCAAGATG agctggaggagcagactCGCAAGGCCCTCGAActagagaaggagaggaaagttgcccaggaggaggctgagcgTCTGGACCAGGAGCGCCAAGCTGCCGTGGAGGTGAAGGCTGCCCTGCTGCAGCACTCTGAGACCCAGATCAAGAACCAGGAAAGCCTG gcCACTGAGCTGGCAGAGCTCACCTCCAAGATCTCCCAGCTGGAAGATgccaagaagaaaaaagatgaggAGGCAAATAAATGGCAGAAAAGGGTGAGACTTAAGAGGAAACGG GCCATCATGGTCGAGGCTGATTTGGAGCGAACCAAAGAGGTGCTGAAGACCAAACTCGTGGGGGTCCACATTCAGGATTCGGTCCCCTCTCACCTGCAGGAGCACGACGAGACGGACGAGAGCAGCGCGGAGGCCAGCGCCGAGCTGACGGTTCCGGGCATGGTCCGAGACCGCAGCGAGGAGGAACGGGTGACCGAAGCCCAGAAGAAccagaggctgcagaagaaCCTCAAG TTCCTGAGCACCGAGCTTGCTGCGGCAGTAGACGAGAGCAAGAAGACCCCCAATGACCTGATCCACGCCGAGAACGTGAAGGCGGGCCGCGACAAATACAAGACCCTCCGCCAGATCCGCCAGGGCAACACCAAACAGCGCATTGATGAGTTTGAGTCAATGTAG
- the LOC101068079 gene encoding moesin-like isoform X4 — protein sequence MSTSPPTTCDWMLLVEQRHINVRVTTMDAELEFAILPSTTGKQLFDQIVKTIGLRETWFFGLQYKDSKGFSTWLKLNKRVTAQDVKRENPLLVKFRARFFPEDVAEELIQEATQRLFFLQVKESILNDDIYCPPETAVLLASYAVQVKQGDYKKDYHVPGYLSKEKLLPQRVLEQHKLNKDQWEKRIKVWHEEHKGLLREDAMVEYLKIAQDLEMYGVNYFHIKNKKGSELWLGVDALGLNIYDKKDRMTPKIGFPWSEIRNISFNDKKFVIKAIDKKSPDFVFYVPRLRINKRILALCIGNHDLYMRRRKPDTIEVQQMKAQAREEKSKRQMEKALLESEKKKRENAEKETEKIARETMELMERLRQIEEQTKRAQDELEEQTRKALELEKERKVAQEEAERLDQERQAAVEATELAELTSKISQLEDAKKKKDEEANKWQKRVRLKRKRAIMVEADLERTKEVLKTKLVGVHIQDSVPSHLQEHDETDESSAEASAELTVPGMVRDRSEEERVTEAQKNQRLQKNLKFLSTELAAAVDESKKTPNDLIHAENVKAGRDKYKTLRQIRQGNTKQRIDEFESM from the exons atgtctACC TCCCCACCAACCACTTGTGATTGGATGCTCCTGGTTGAACAGAGACAT ATAAATGTTCGCGTAACAACCATGGACGCTGAGCTGGAGTTCGCCATCCTGCCCAGCACCACCGGCAAACAGCTCTTTGACCAG aTAGTGAAGACCATCGGACTGAGGGAGACCTGGTTCTTTGGGCTCCAGTACAAGGACAGCAAAGGTTTCTCCACCTGGCTCAAACTCAACAAGAGG GTGACAGCTCAAGATGTGAAGAGGGAAAATCCATTGTTGGTCAAGTTCAGAGCGAGGTTTTTCCCTGAAGACGTtgctgaagaactgatccaggAAGCAACACAGCGTCTCTTTTTCCTGCAG gTCAAAGAAAGCATTCTGAATGATGATATATACTGCCCACCTGAGACGGCGGTGCTCCTGGCCTCCTACGCGGTTCAGGTGAAACAAGGAGACTACAAGAAAGACTATCACGTACCAGGATACCTTTCAAAAGAGAAGCTGCTACCACAAAG AGTTTTGGAGCAACATAAACTAAATAAGGATCAGTGGGAGAAAAGAATCAAGGTTTGGCATGAAGAGCACAAGGGACTATTGAG AGAGGATGCCATGGTGGAGTACCTGAAGATAGCCCAGGATCTGGAGATGTATGGGGTCAACTACTTTCACATCAAGAACAAGAAAGGCTCTGAGCTGTGGCTGGGAGTGGACGCCCTCGGCCTCAACATTTATGATAAAAAAGACAG GATGACTCCCAAAATAGGCTTCCCCTGGAGTGAGATCAGAAATATTTCCTTCAATGACAAGAAGTTTGTTATTAAAGCTATTGACAAGAAGTCTCCA GACTTTGTTTTTTATGTGCCTCGTCTTCGCATCAACAAACGCATCTTGGCCTTATGCATCGGGAACCATGACCTCTACATGCGCCGCCGCAAACCCGACACCATCGAGGTGCAGCAGATGAAGGCCCAGGCCAGGGAGGAGAAAAGCAAGAGGCAGATGGAGAA GGCTCTGCTCGAGAGCGAGAAAAAAAAGCGTGAAAATGCAGAGAAGGAAACAGAGAAGATTGCTCGGGAGACCATGGAGCTGatggagaggctgagacagatagaggagcagaCAAAGAGAGCTCAAGATG agctggaggagcagactCGCAAGGCCCTCGAActagagaaggagaggaaagttgcccaggaggaggctgagcgTCTGGACCAGGAGCGCCAAGCTGCCGTGGAG gcCACTGAGCTGGCAGAGCTCACCTCCAAGATCTCCCAGCTGGAAGATgccaagaagaaaaaagatgaggAGGCAAATAAATGGCAGAAAAGGGTGAGACTTAAGAGGAAACGG GCCATCATGGTCGAGGCTGATTTGGAGCGAACCAAAGAGGTGCTGAAGACCAAACTCGTGGGGGTCCACATTCAGGATTCGGTCCCCTCTCACCTGCAGGAGCACGACGAGACGGACGAGAGCAGCGCGGAGGCCAGCGCCGAGCTGACGGTTCCGGGCATGGTCCGAGACCGCAGCGAGGAGGAACGGGTGACCGAAGCCCAGAAGAAccagaggctgcagaagaaCCTCAAG TTCCTGAGCACCGAGCTTGCTGCGGCAGTAGACGAGAGCAAGAAGACCCCCAATGACCTGATCCACGCCGAGAACGTGAAGGCGGGCCGCGACAAATACAAGACCCTCCGCCAGATCCGCCAGGGCAACACCAAACAGCGCATTGATGAGTTTGAGTCAATGTAG